The genome window ATTGCGGCGTGGTTGTTGGCAAAGAAACGTGATCGTGACGGTAATCTACTGATGTTGAGCGATAGCTTATCAGGCGAGATACGTAATTTGAGTTATCAACGACTGTTTGGAAAAATGATTGCTACCCAAGATAATCTTGCCCAAATCATCGCGCAGAAAAATGGCCGTATTATTAAGACATTTGTCGTTCGAGCGGCCACGCTTGTTTTCTTACCTATTTAGGTTTTGTGTGACCAGCCACTCCAGCAGTTAATACAAAACGCAAGGCTTGTTCCATGCTCATATCAATCGGTTTTAACATGCGTCTTGGCATGATCACAGGATAGCCGCCGATGTTATAACTCATTGGTAAATACACCAGCACACGATCTTCATCATCTTTGGTTGGTAGATGCTCTGCACTGTCCAATGTGATAAAGCCAATCATCTCCATACCATTATCCAGTTTGACGGAAACAACCTGTTCAAACTCAGTTTCTCGTCCCGGTGTGAAGTAATGAAAAAGTCATGCATGCTGCCATAAATTGATTTGATGACTGGTAGGTGATAAAGCAAGCTTTCTGCACCCTTGAACAAGCGCTTGAAAACATAGAGGCGCATTAAAATACCGAGAGTAAAGATCAAGGCAATAGCAGCTAAAAAACCCATCCCTGGCCAATACATGTAATCCGGTAACAGAAACATGATGACTTGGCTTAATGCTTTTTCTGCAGAAGAAATGACCCAATAAATCAGATAGAGCGTAATGGTGATAGGCAGAATAGTGATTAAGCCGGTCAAAAACTGACGGGTTAGGAATCGAAACATACACTAGGCTCCGTGAAATAAAAGTATGGTCATCTGATCTGAGAAAGACGAAGGGGAGATAATTTAATCACGGCCATAGTGGCGCTGAGCCAGTTTAGGCGTGGCAAAAGAACGGCTTGCTGCTTGCTGCATAAACAGGTTTTTCAGTAAGCGACTTTGGTTGACATGACGCAAGCCAAATTGACGTAGCCATCTCACCGGAGCGGTGCGGTTAGTGAAGACACGCTTGAACATGTCCATGCTCATTTGCATCAGCAGATTATCAGCATGTCGTTGTCGTTGGTATTTTTGTAACGTATGTAGCTGACTAATATCACGATTATGCATGGCAGCATCGATAATAACTTCGGCTAGCGTTGCTGCATCCAACAAACCGATATTGACGCCTTGTCCTGCTAGTGGATGAATGGTGTGTGCGGCATCACCAACCAGAACAATGCCTGGTTTGATATATGTCTCGGCATGACGTAGTTGAAGCGGAAAAGCATCACGGTGGCTGATGTGGGTGACTTTTCCCAAACGTTCTTCAAATGTCACATTTAGTTCATCGATAAATTCATCATCGCTGAGCGATAACAGACGATCAGCATCGTCATTTTTAAGTGTCCAGACAATTGAGCATTGATGATTATCTTTTAGAGGTAAAAACGCAAGCGGACCATCAGCTAAGAAGCGCTGCCATGCGGTGTTTTGATGAGGATGTTCAGTGGTAACATTACACACCAGGCCTTTTTGATGGTATGACCAGCCTTTTGTCTGGATGTTAGCCAGCTCTTTAATAGCCGAATGAGCACCATCTGCCGCGATAATTAGCTGTGTTTTTACTATGCGTCCATCCTCGAGACGAAGTTGCTGGTTATCAATAGCTACTGGTTTGGCTGGGCAAATCACATCAATATTAGCTTGTTGCTGACAGAGGCTGAAACTGGTTTGTTGCAGTTGCCGATTCTCAATGATGTGACCTAAGTTGCTGGTACCCATATCAGCACTATTGAAATGTATCTGACTCTCACTGGTTTCCCAGACTTTCATGTCAGAAAATGCAGATAGCCGTGCTGGTGATAGCATTGACCATATTCCCAGATTTTTCAGAATGGCTTCACTACCTTTGGTCAATGCACTGACTCTGATGTCAAAGGAATCGTCAGCAGTTAATGGTTCAACATGACGAGCCTCTATTAAGGCAATGGTGAATTGGTCATAACGTGATAATGCCATCGCCAGACAGGCTCCCACCATGCCACCACCGACAATCGTAATATCATATTGCTGTTTCATGATAAGGGAACACCTCGAGCTAATTTAGGCTGTGCTTGTGCCAATCCCATACTTTTCTGTGCCAGCCAGTGTTTCATAACAGGCATCGTATCCATCAGCGTAAGTCCTGCCCCACGCAGATGACCTAATAGCGGAATATCATTACTGAATAATCGCACCAGTTGGTCTGTGGATTTAACAACCTGATCCTGATCTTGTTGACGCTGCTGCTGATAACGTTGCAACAACTCAGCGTGACCGCAATCTTTGGCATCAAAAATATGTTCAGCCAATACCGCGACATCACGTAAGCCAAGATTGAATCCCTGACCAGCAATGGGGTGCAGGCTGTGTGCGGCATTTCCAATAAATACGATTCGAGCTTGAACTGGCATGTCAGCTTGCATCAATATCAATGGGTAACTGTTACGCTCGCCAACACGAATAAACCGTCCGGC of Methylophaga marina contains these proteins:
- a CDS encoding UbiH/UbiF/VisC/COQ6 family ubiquinone biosynthesis hydroxylase, coding for MKQQYDITIVGGGMVGACLAMALSRYDQFTIALIEARHVEPLTADDSFDIRVSALTKGSEAILKNLGIWSMLSPARLSAFSDMKVWETSESQIHFNSADMGTSNLGHIIENRQLQQTSFSLCQQQANIDVICPAKPVAIDNQQLRLEDGRIVKTQLIIAADGAHSAIKELANIQTKGWSYHQKGLVCNVTTEHPHQNTAWQRFLADGPLAFLPLKDNHQCSIVWTLKNDDADRLLSLSDDEFIDELNVTFEERLGKVTHISHRDAFPLQLRHAETYIKPGIVLVGDAAHTIHPLAGQGVNIGLLDAATLAEVIIDAAMHNRDISQLHTLQKYQRQRHADNLLMQMSMDMFKRVFTNRTAPVRWLRQFGLRHVNQSRLLKNLFMQQAASRSFATPKLAQRHYGRD